ACAATTGTGACTGAGGTCCAAGAGAGAAAACTTGTCTCCAAATTGAACAACTTCAGATAGTAAGTCTGAGAGGTAGTTTTGACTCAGGTTCAGGTGAGTTAAATTTTGGAGTGCTGAGATTTTACGCCATGGGAAATAGTTTAACAGATTTTCACTAACGCTAAGAAACATGATGCTTCCTGGAAGGCTACACAAAACTTCGGCAGAGATTGACTTAAGTTTGTTGTCAGAGATGTCCAGATAGGCAAGGTTTGTCAGATCTTGGAAGAAATAAGTGTACTTGTTGTTATCAAAATTCCACATTACATTTAGGTGGTTCCCGTTGAAGTATAAGTACTTCAAAGATTTGCTGACCAGCCTTTGATTAATGCGCATACCAATTCTGTTATTTGCCAGACTTAAAACCTCCAAGTTGGTCAGATTCTGAAGAAACTCTAAACGGTGGCCCATTCCTCTCATATTGAAGTGATAATCATTGTTACTAAGGTCTAACACCTTCAGGGTGTTATTTAGCTCACTGAAAGCATCTTTATAGTAAAGGTCAAGTCTGTTGTAAGACATATTAAGAAAGACTAAACTTTTCATGCTGCTGAACACTCCTGGCTTCAGTGTTTGACTCATGTAATTGTAAGAAAGGTCCAAACAAACAGTATTTTCCATGCCCTCAAACACCCTTTGATTAAGAgacaaaatgtcattttgaGAGAGATCGAATACAAGTTTGCTTTTGCACACTTGGCTTCTGAAGTCCCATATTGATGGAAATTCAGAAACACTGTCctcaaacatttcaaaactGTATGATTCGTTTGATTCCCAGATGTCATCTCCAGATGTGGTTTCTCGATCAAATAGCACAAGTTGCAGATCGGGATAATTCTGTGCATGCAATTTCTGGTCTTTACAGCTGTCTTGGGCCATGATTTCAGATGACAGACTTGAGCAACATGGAAGGAAGTCAAGCATGTTTTGGGAGAGGTCGATTTTGATGAGAGATGGTAACTGCTTCAAGGCTGTCAAATTAAAAGTATTGATGAAGTTCATTCTCAGTTCTAGTTTTTTTAGATGTTCTAATTTGTACAGAACTTTAAGGCTCTTATCTGAAACCTTGTGGAAAAAGTTACCACTGAGAAGAAGAGTTTGTAGGTTGGACATGTTGCCAAAATGTGGAGAAAGGATCAGTTCAGGAAATGTCATCAGTGGCTCATAGTTATAGATGAGGCTAATCCAAGTGAGGCCGCTCAGCTCTGAAAAGAAGCTGCCGTTGCGTATAGCGTATGCCAGGAAGTTATCCGAGAGGTCTAATCGCTTTAAATTCCTCAAAGGTAGGAAGACACCCTCTGGGAATGTTTTTAGAGAATTCCCTCTTAAGCTTAGGAATGAgatggagctgttttcagcGTAAAATGAGTTTGAATGAAGGAGAAGGGACTGATTTTGTGGGCAAGGGAAGCAGGGCCTGGCTGCATGGTCACAACGCTGGCAATTCCACTCTAAGATCAAATCCTTGAGGACAGGGAAGTTGGCAAATGCTCCATCTACGACCTCAGTGATAGTGTTCTCTCTTAAATCCAGTTGCACTAGAGAGGGTGGCAATCCCTCAGGTATAGCTGTCAGATTATTATACCCCAAGGTAAGGTTTTCAAGTCTGGGGAGCTCTCTGAAAACCCTCTTGCTGATGTAAAAAGACTGATTGCATGGGTTTGCATAAAAGCAGTTCCTGCTGAGGTGGAGCTGCTCAAGAAGTGTCGTGTTCAGGGGATCAACAATTTGGGAAATGCAATTGTTCTCTAGATCAAGGAACTTAAGGCTTTTAGGTAAAAAAGGAATAGAGGTGAGGCTGTTTCCTGACAGATGCAAATTTTCAAGCTTCAGTAATTTCCTGAAGGCATTTTTGTGTATCTCCATCTCACATGAGTGGTCTCCAGGAGGTCTCAAGAGACCAGGTTGACAATTCCCCATTATTTTTAGAGTTTGGAGGTTTGGGACACCTGATAAATCATCCTGTCCTACTTGCCGTATCTTAGTCTTGCTTAAATTGAGTGAAGTGACAGTTCCAGACTTGAAGTGTGGGACACGCTTGATTGGTCTGTCAGAGCAGTCTATTGTGGTTTTCTGAATATCCGTCTCACATGGGAAGAAATCGGTAATGATTGTCCTCATTGATGGTAAAAGTAGACAAAAGATAAGGATCTCTGtcaaaacagcctgaaaaaggAAACCAGGAATTACTGATCAAATCTTTCCAGACAAACTACTGTTGAATGTATATCTGTATTGTTAGAGCAGTGACAgcaattttaaagaaataactCTGCTTTTCTGAAATTGTCAAACAGACATGCACATGTGGACAAATTCTTAGTaactttccattaaaaaaaaaaaacacaatggtCCCTGAAATAactcaaaactgacaaaagtaacaataaattaaaaaaatactgaatattaactaatgaaaatcagacattgcttttgaatttaGGTTCAACaggatcatttttaaaaaaacaaactaatgaaactggcctggacaaaattAATGGTACCcctataaagataaaaaataatttgaccatagggacatgctgaactcaggtgtgtcctgtaattagGACCATAGGTGTCTTCAAATTTGTAATCAATCAGTCTGTCTGTATGAAGGGTGGGGAGTAGTCACCGTGCCATTTGATACTATGGTGTGTAACACACTTAACATGGACCATAGAAAGCTAAGGAGagagttgtcccaggagattagaaataaaatgatagacaagcatgttCAAGGTAAAgactataagaccatctccaagcagcttgatgttcccatgattacagttgcacatattatttaGAAGTTTAAAGTCCATGGGACTGTAGCTAGCCACACTGGACGTGGCTGcaaaaggaaaacagaagaCAATTTGAAGAGATGGAAAATATaaatggtaaccaaagagcccagaacaacctccaaagaggTTGCATGTGAattccaaggtcaaggtacatcagtgccagaaagcaccatcagtcattgtttgagccaaagtggacttaataAAAGATGGCTGgggaagactccactgttgaaatAATATAAAAGCAAGACTGGAATTTGCAAAAGGCATATTGAtgagccacaaagcttctggtaGAATGCCCTTTGGACAGATGGAACAAAACAGGAGCTTTTAGTTGCTCACAGATGTAAAATTGAagcatacaaagaaaagaacactgtacCTACTgggaaacatggaggaggctcagTTATGTTCTGggactgctttgctgcatctggcacagggtgtcttgaatctgggCAGGGTACAATAAAATCTCAAGACTACCAAGTCATTCTGGAGCAAAatgtgtcagaaagcttggccTCAGTTgcaggtcatgggtcctccAACAAGGTAGTGACCCaaaacacagagctaaaaacagccaagaataGCTTAGAACAAAActttggactattctgaaggagtGCTCTATGAACCCTGAtttaaatcctattgaacatcagtggaaggagctgaaacatgcagccTGGAATAGACATCCTGAGACAGCTTGAGCAGTTTGCTCACAAGGAGTGGGCCAAAGTACCTGTcaacaggtgcagaagtctcattgagagtaaaataaatcacttaatTGCAGTGATTGTCTCAAAGGGTTGTGCTacaaaatattaagtcataGGTAACATCATATTTGTACAGGCCAGTTTCAGAAGtttatctttaaaatgattcttttgaacaattcaaaagcaatgtctgactTTCATTAGTTAACTCTaagtacatttttaattatttctgtCAGTTTGAAGTTATGTCAGTGATCcctgtgggtttttctttcttttaacagAAGGGTACCATGTGTGTATTTTGAAAATGCAGTGACAGAGAATACACTAAATCTGTGAAATGTAGCACATTTTCAAAGATATGATCAAATATTTTCTTACTTACCATTACAAGTAGTGGATGTATCTTCAAGCTTTGTTGGGAGTCAAATGAAGCAAGCTTTGATCCAGGTGACGGaacaaagactgaaaatgtGATGTACAAGTTCGTGCATAGACAAGAAACTGGACCCATTTATGCAGAAGTGAAAGTGTGTGGTCAAGTTTACAGTAGAGTGATGCAAATCATGTGAGGTAAGTTGAATTTATGATGAGCATCAGACAGTTATCCCCCTAAGATGTTTGATATCTTTTTACatgcattgttttaaaaaacgGCTGCCATACTATAAAAGGGATCAAAAATACTCCATACTGACAGTGGAGCTGGCCAAGAGACAGGATAGATTATCtaaagtaattattttttccacaGGTTGAGTATGCGGGATAACTTCCTTAATTCACCAATCGTTCCAAAGAAATGTAGGAGGAAGTGATAAACCACACCAGGTGTAGTTTCAATCTGAAATTCTCACCTGAACAGAGATACATATGACACTAAGTATTTTCATAACAACTTTATTAAGTGCACTGATATGAAATCAAaccaatattgatttttttacactaagcaaagaaaaaaaaagcaattatgGATCTATTTTTGTCTCAAACATAAACAGCAGACTGAGAAGCCCTTAGTTTCTAAGTTATGTAGAGACAGCAAAATTGTCCACACTAACAGTGTTTCAGATGAATTTAAACTGcatcaaatgtatttttattaaagtGCTGCAATAAAACAGTCCATCTACTTTTAGAAAACAACCTTGGAAACAACCCTCGATAGAGATAGATTAAAAAGTACAACATATCCTTGTGTTGGAAAGCACTTTAAATTCTTTGGCTTGAACCTCATAAAAGTAGAATATCCCTTACACACAGTAGTGTCCTATCACTTCGTATTTACCATCACTGACACAAGTGCTGAATTATCCACAGAGCAATGTTCATAAAGCCGTCAGACTCTGCATCCACCTTGGAGAGAGAGTGATTGTTCCCTGGGTACCACAGCAacctagatttaaaaaaaaacaaaaaaacatcggAGCAATAGATGATTGCCAATAAAAGCCTTGATCAGTGTACACCCGacataagaaataaaacatttatctgAGACAAGCTGCTTACCGCACTGGGACCTGTTTTGCTTTGAGAGCTCTGTAATATTCAATTCCTTGCTTGCTAGGCACACGCTTGTCATCTTCCCCTAAGGTAAGCAACACTGGCGTCTGTACCTGCATGACAAATTGTTTGTTGAAACTAAATTGTGTATCAACAGATGAAGTTGCATACTTACAGcagaacagatttttttattcaaagttcaGTCAACACAATGAACAAATAATGAACCTATAACTCAGACAACAATTCtaaattagtttttaaaatccattcaATTACTCAGATACTCATAAAGTTGACAAAATAATATACCAAACCAAATGTCATGATTAACGATTACATCTCCTTAGTGAAGAAGAATCAGAAATAATTCATTGTAATATGAATGTACATTGGCTTTGATCTACTCGTGTATGTCAGCAGTTTTCAAAATGTGAGGCGGACCAGGGCGctggtttagttcagttggtGGAGCAAGCACCCAAGAACAGAGACTATGGTCTTGAACGCATTGGTCACAGGattgtttggtgcatgtcttccccttACTccctctccccatatttccttaCTATCTTAAGCTGTCCtttccaaataaaggcaacaagCACAAAAAATACGTGAAACAGACCAGAAATTAAGTGATCTGCTTCGCCAACTTCTGTGTTGGGGTGATACTGATAGGTTTTTAGCAACTACAGAAAGAGAGGACAGATTTGGGAGTGGAAAAAAGAAGTACCACCATGACAGTTCACAGTTTCGATTTTCTGGATTGGTCCTGGTGATGCTTCTCAGCCAGAGTGTAATTTGCAGAGCTGTGCAAGCCAATGACAGTGTTAGGCTGTGTAAACTCTGGTATCATACGGAGACAAAGCATCAAGTCTGGTGGCCAAGCCATGGGAGTTTTTGACATGAAGGTTAAGGaattaaaatcacagaaaaccaaccaaaaatgcaaatcatattttcttctttttgtatatGTTTGTCTGattaaaagtgagaaaaattgaaattatcACCCTCCTCATTACAACAATTCATGTCCAATTGAGTTAAACTgcaattatatattttttcaaaactgatCAGCCATTGCTTAATCTACTAAATAATCTGTGTGTTATAGAATTAATTATCgcttgtttgttgagaaatactGTACATACAAATAGGACCTTAAAGTAATAACtgcataataaatcaaaattatatTAATTTCCCTAAATCGTTAAAAAAAGggcactgtatttttttctgtcactccCAAGCACCAATGTCGAGGAGAATTGACAAAAAtgctatttctgcctcagcacCATGAAAAGTGCTTTTACCATCAATTTTTGCAAACTTACAAGTTATTATGTGACATCAGCAAACCTTAGGTACAATTTTGACATGCACTCTTTAATTCTATTCTAATGGTTCGAGTGGTtgtttactgtcagtgtttatAAGTTAGCCCCTTTTGAAGCTAAAGACTGGAAGAATCACCGGGATAGTCAAGCTGCTACAACTGTTTTCTGGTCCTTTGTATTAATAATGGTGTCTTATAAGCCTGTTTGGGCTAAGGATATTGTTTATTCATGACATaattataaaattaaatcaatcaatcaaccatgTTTAAAACACATAATTGGTAAAGGCACATCCAAGCTTTTCTTCAGATTACCCAATTGAGAATTGCAGAATTTTTCCCTTTGGGTGAAACTGTATTATAGAGTCACCTTTTTTCCTTGTGTGGttattcatgcatttttaaaaatctcttcaTGTTTTTCTACCAActttaagaaagaaaatgaatttttacttttcaatatcTGTGGTGAGGGGAAGCAGAGAACATATGCGTTGTGTCTCACCTACCTGTGGGATGTGTTTAATGGGAGACTTGTTCAACATCTGTTCCCAAACAGCTGGATCAGGCAAACAGTCAGTGCTGTAGTCAAAGCCAGTCACAGCCATGCACCTgcaaaagtcaaagttaaacaccacaggaaaaaaatatcacTGAATAGCTTTGAGGTCTTTAGTTCCCacagtgtttgtttgtgcatTATTGAACACCTCCATTACTAACAGTGAGGCACACTCATGGCCTTTATCCCACTCACTAACTCACAGCTGTCATGCTGAAATGTCATGGGTAGAAATGATAAAACAACACAAGATGAGTGGCTGTGTGCAACTGatgcatgaaaatataaaacaatgtgACAGCCTTACCAGTCTGGGATGTCTGTGCTGCCAATCATAGAGGCCAGATTGGTGACAGGGTTACGAGCTATACAGGCCTTGTAGAAGCCCGGGTACTGGCCGATGAGGTGACAGGCCAGGAAACCACCATGGGAACCCCCAGAAACAGCCACCTTCTGTGCATCAAACTCTGCACCTTTCAGGACACTTTCAACAGCGAACTAAAAGGAA
This window of the Cheilinus undulatus linkage group 11, ASM1832078v1, whole genome shotgun sequence genome carries:
- the tlr9 gene encoding toll-like receptor 9, producing MAVLTEILIFCLLLPSMRTIITDFFPCETDIQKTTIDCSDRPIKRVPHFKSGTVTSLNLSKTKIRQVGQDDLSGVPNLQTLKIMGNCQPGLLRPPGDHSCEMEIHKNAFRKLLKLENLHLSGNSLTSIPFLPKSLKFLDLENNCISQIVDPLNTTLLEQLHLSRNCFYANPCNQSFYISKRVFRELPRLENLTLGYNNLTAIPEGLPPSLVQLDLRENTITEVVDGAFANFPVLKDLILEWNCQRCDHAARPCFPCPQNQSLLLHSNSFYAENSSISFLSLRGNSLKTFPEGVFLPLRNLKRLDLSDNFLAYAIRNGSFFSELSGLTWISLIYNYEPLMTFPELILSPHFGNMSNLQTLLLSGNFFHKVSDKSLKVLYKLEHLKKLELRMNFINTFNLTALKQLPSLIKIDLSQNMLDFLPCCSSLSSEIMAQDSCKDQKLHAQNYPDLQLVLFDRETTSGDDIWESNESYSFEMFEDSVSEFPSIWDFRSQVCKSKLVFDLSQNDILSLNQRVFEGMENTVCLDLSYNYMSQTLKPGVFSSMKSLVFLNMSYNRLDLYYKDAFSELNNTLKVLDLSNNDYHFNMRGMGHRLEFLQNLTNLEVLSLANNRIGMRINQRLVSKSLKYLYFNGNHLNVMWNFDNNKYTYFFQDLTNLAYLDISDNKLKSISAEVLCSLPGSIMFLSVSENLLNYFPWRKISALQNLTHLNLSQNYLSDLLSEVVQFGDKFSLLDLSHNCLSSIPEDFLSEAKSLRSLYLSHNQIKELNHQSLPAPFQNGSALEKLTLHANPFKCDCDTSWFADFLRTTPVKIPYLFTYIHCEFPETQQGESILHIDNHSCQDIYGSLAFLVCSFLTAVFTVLPLLKHLYGWDLWYCLQILWAGHKGYSQLAGDSRNHYDAFVVFDTKNHAVRDWVYNELTVNLENSIHRRFCLCLEERDWIPGLSCIENLHNAVYDSVKTVFVLSSGSGGTETVNGVIRQAFFMVQQRLLDEKVDVAVLVLLDEMFPKLKYLQLRKRLCRKSVLSWPRNPKAQPLFWNQVRMALSSDNLSFYDTKMSESFI